In the genome of Populus nigra chromosome 9, ddPopNigr1.1, whole genome shotgun sequence, one region contains:
- the LOC133703011 gene encoding cysteine-rich receptor-like protein kinase 10: MYASTVPMDSSKLVLLLSFSYILLHQPSLTAAQPKFIYYNCNYNNVGNYTTNSTYQRNLKSLLSSLASDTQIDYGFYNLSVGEFPDRVNAIALCRGDVAVDVCRSCVNDSTHKILEVCPNRMGAYGVYALCMIRYSNSSIFGVVDEQPSFYNWNGNNVLEVTLFNQALQTLFTRLQAKAASGNSLKKFATGNQSAGVETVYAIVQCTPDLSEGQCSSCLLDLFRMITNCCNGNVKGKIGAKLIRPSCNLRWEIGKFFNGTLEILPSPPPSQISSPTSLPAPAQGKKSNTARIIVITVVPAVGAGILVICMCLFIRTRKQREKERIESGDEIESVESLQFAFSTIRDATEDFSEKNKLGQGGFGAVYKGALPSGQEIAVKRLSKDSGQGDLEFKNEVLLVARLQHRNLVRLLGFCLQGIERLLIYEFVPNASLDHFIFDPIKRVHLNWERRYKIIGGIARGLLYLHEDSRLRIIHRDLKASNILLDEEMNPKISDFGMARLFVVDQTQGNTSRIVGTYGYMAPEYAMQGHFSVKSDVFSFGVLVLEIVTGKKNSFRNGNDIEHLLSHAWRNWREGTAQDMIDPVLSSGSATEMIRCIHIGLLCVQENVAERPTMASVVLMLSSSSLTLQIPSQPAFFMNSSTYQSDLSSSMEHNSRVTESSLSESVAIPLSKNEVSITELYPR; this comes from the exons ATGTACGCAAGCACGGTGCCAATGGATTCTTCAAAATTAGTGCTTCTACTTTCGTTCTCTTACATCCTTCTACACCAACCTTCCCTTACAGCTGCTCAGCCGAAATTCATTTATTATAACTGTAACTACAACAACGTCGGCAACTACACAACTAATAGCACGTACCAAAGAAACCTCAAGAGCCTTCTGTCCTCCCTAGCATCCGACACTCAAATTGACTACGGATTTTACAATCTATCCGTTGGCGAATTTCCTGACCGAGTAAATGCAATTGCACTATGCAGAGGAGACGTTGCGGTTGATGTTTGTCGAAGTTGCGTTAATGACTCTACTCATAAGATCTTAGAGGTTTGTCCTAACAGGATGGGGGCATATGGAGTTTACGCACTCTGTATGATACGATACTCAAACAGTTCTATATTCGGTGTTGTGGATGAACAACCATCTTTCTACAATTGGAATGGAAATAATGTTTTGGAGGTAACTCTATTTAATCAGGCACTCCAAACATTATTTACCAGACTTCAAGCCAAAGCTGCATCAGGGAACTCTTTAAAGAAGTTCGCAACTGGAAACCAAAGTGCTGGAGTTGAAACAGTATATGCTATTGTTCAATGCACGCCTGACTTGTCCGAGGGCCAGTGCTCCAGTTGCCTGCTTGACCTTTTTCGGATGATTACAAACTGTTGTAATGGgaacgtaaaagggaagattgGAGCTAAACTCATTAGACCAAGCTGCAATTTGAGGTGGGAGATTGGAAAGTTTTTTAATGGTACACTTGAGATATTACCATCACCTCCACCATCACAAATATCATCACCTACATCTCTTCCAGCACCAGCACAAG GAAAGAAGAGCAACACAGCTCGGATCATTGTCATTACTGTTGTCCCAGCTGTCGGTGCTGGGATACTCGTCATCTGCATGTGCCTATTCATAAGAACACGAAAgcaaagggaaaaggaaaggatTGAAA GTGGGGACGAAATAGAAAGTGTAGAATCATTGCAATTCGCATTCAGCACCATTCGAGATGCAACAGAGGATTTTTCGGAGAAAAATAAGCTGGGACAGGGTGGATTTGGTGCTGTTTACAAG GGAGCACTTCCTAGCGGACAAGAGATTGCTGTGAAAAGACTTTCTAAGGACTCTGGGCAAGGAGATTTGGAATTCAAAAATGAAGTCTTATTGGTGGCAAGACTCCAGCACCGGAATTTAGTCAGGCTTCTGGGTTTCTGCTTGCAAGGAATTGAAAGGCTTCTTATCTATGAGTTTGTGCCTAATGCGAGCCTTGATCACTTCATATTTG ATCCAATCAAGCGTGTGCATTTGAACTGGGAAAGACGTTACAAGATTATTGGAGGAATTGCTCGAGGGCTCCTTTACCTTCACGAGGATTCTCGACTTCGAATCATTCATCGTGACCTCAAAGCCAGCAACATTTTGTTAGATGAAGAGATGAATCCGAAAATTTCAGATTTTGGCATGGCGAGGTTGTTCGTAGTGGATCAAACTCAAGGCAATACAAGTAGAATTGTGGGAACCTA TGGCTATATGGCTCCAGAATATGCAATGCAAGGACACTTCTCGGTCAAGTCAGACGTATTTAGTTTCGGCGTGCTAGTTTTGGAGATTGTGactggtaaaaaaaatagttttcgcAATGGAAATGACATAGAGCACCTTTTGAGCCAT GCATGGAGAAACTGGAGGGAAGGGACTGCTCAAGATATGATAGATCCCGTTTTGAGTAGTGGCTCAGCAACAGAAATGATTAGATGCATCCACATTGGGTTACTCTGCGTTCAAGAAAATGTAGCTGAAAGGCCGACAATGGCTTCAGTAGTTCTCATGCTAAGCAGCTCTTCCCTCACATTGCAAATACCTTCTCAACCTGCATTTTTTATGAACAGCAGCACATATCAATCAGATCTGTCATCCTCAATGGAGCATAATTCAAGGGTGACTGAGTCCTCGCTATCTGAATCTGTAGCTATCCCTTTGTCCAAAAATGAGGTTTCAATTACTGAGTTGTATCCTAGATAA